The Dehalococcoidia bacterium nucleotide sequence TCGGCAGATCTCTGGTGGATGCCGGATGTCAGTTCTGTGGCGCATGTGTGGATGTTTGTCCCACCGGAGCCATGGCAGATCGATACGCCAAATGGTACGGCAAGCCGGATTCATCTACCGATTCAACCTGCATGTTCTGCGGGGCTGCCTGCGCCCTGAAACTTGGGGAAAGCCAGGGGAAACTGGTCACTGCTGAAGCCCTCTACGGGGATTTCCCGATTTGCGTTTTGGGACGATTTGCCCTGCCTGAATTCTTGAACGCTCCTGACCGCTTGCGCGTGCCTTACGTGAGGGTGGGGAAGATACTGCGTGAAGTGATGTGGGAACAGGCCCTGAACACGGCGGCAGAGAAGCTCAAGGAATTCGTCGGCCCCGGTTTTGCCCTCATATGCGATCAAACCAGCCTCCTGGAAGATCGATATCTTTTCCGGAAATTTACCCGCGACGTGATGAAGTCGCCTCACTATATTGAGATTGCACCGGATGAACTTGGTGTCTCCTCCTTGTCCACTCTGCCAGATGGCGTGAAGGCGGCAATGCTCATGGGCAGCTTTATTGATCCGGCAGAACTAAAGGGGGTCGATCTTCTGATTGTTCAGGATATCTTCCCCAGTGCTTTGAGCGACCGGGCCGATATCGTCCTGCCCGTTGCAGTCTTTGCGGAAGTTGATGGCACAACCCACGATGGCACTGGCGTGCCGCGTCCTCTGCGCCGAGCCTGCACTCCAGCAGGACAGACTCTGCCGGAATGGCAAATCATCGCCCGGCTGGCCCAGAAAATGGATGCAGCTGGTTTTGATTATCCGTCAGTTGAGCCTGTTACCCAGGAGATGGGAATACCTGAGGCTCGATTATTCAGCGACAGAACTGAGGCACCCGTTCCATCGCTGGATCTGAGGCAGAGGCGTACTCATTTCCGGGGGCACCGAATCGATGCAAAGGTTTCTGCTTTGAGGGAACTACCTCTCGCAGTACAGAGTGATGTGGCAGCCGTACCTGTTGCGGCTGTCGCCCGGCGCGGGGAGGGTTTTGTCATCCTGCAAAAGAGCGAGATTGCGCCGAATGTGCATGAGATCGTGATTGAAGCGCCACACATCGCCAAAAAGGCGCTGCCCGGCCAGTTTGTTATCGTGATGACCGATGAAACTTCCGAGCGCGTGCCCTTCACCCTCTGCGACTGGGATGAGCAAAAGGGAACGATCACTCTGGTGGTTTTGGAGGTGGGACAATCCAGTCGCAAACTTGCTCTCACCCAGACTGGGGATAGACTCGCGCACGTGGCAGGTCCATTGGGAATTCCTCTGGAAATCAAACCTTACGGCACAGTTATGCTGGCAGGCGGATGCTATGGAATCGGGGCGATCCTGCTTATGGCCAGGAGTCTGAAGCAGGCGGGCAACCGGGTTATCGGAGTAGTGGAAGCTCGCAGCCACTACAGCCACTATTATGCAGACAAGCTTTCGGGCGTCTGCGATCAATTGGTCCAGACAACAACGGATGGCTCCCTGGGCATCCGCGGCCATGCGGTTGATGCCATCATCCAGAGGCTCAAAGATCAGGAAAGTGTCGATCTGGTGGTGGCTGTGGGATGTCCGTTCATGATGATGATCACGTCCAAAGAAACGCAGCCATTCGGAGTCAAAACGATGGTGGCACTCAATCCTATTATGCTGGACGGCACCGGCATGTGCGGAGCCTGCCGCGTAACGGTGGGCGGAGCTACCCGGTTTGCCTGCGTGGATGGGCCTTTCTTTGATGGACACCAGGTGGATTGGGAAGAACTAAGGGATCGGCGTGTGGCCTATCGCAATGAGGAGATCGACGTGGTCGGGCATACTGCACCGGTCGTGCCTCACCCTTCCGGTCATCGCTGCCAGTGTGTATAAGATTTTCAAGGTAACCCCAGCAATATCAGCGAATTCATATCGAGGAATAGAGTAATCGATGGCCAAAAATGCCATTCCCAGACAACCCATGCCGGAGCAGGCCCCGGAAGATCGGCGGCGTAATTTCGACGAAGTCCCCTTCGGCTATACGGAAGAACTGGCCCAGTTGGAGGC carries:
- a CDS encoding sulfide/dihydroorotate dehydrogenase-like FAD/NAD-binding protein, encoding MKLTIDGKQVIGEKGKTVLECALEHGIEIPHLCAHPHLEPYGACRMCIVEIEGMRGYPTSCTTPATDGMVVHTNTQALQNLRRDILTLMMLEHPSACLTCQRREMCEQYRPEAEKAGRTTGCHTCNNKDVCEVRALSKEIGLSDLPVPPQYRHLPLDRSNPCIDRDLNLCILCGRCVRICKHHHGWGVIDFVKRGSKTVIGQAFGRSLVDAGCQFCGACVDVCPTGAMADRYAKWYGKPDSSTDSTCMFCGAACALKLGESQGKLVTAEALYGDFPICVLGRFALPEFLNAPDRLRVPYVRVGKILREVMWEQALNTAAEKLKEFVGPGFALICDQTSLLEDRYLFRKFTRDVMKSPHYIEIAPDELGVSSLSTLPDGVKAAMLMGSFIDPAELKGVDLLIVQDIFPSALSDRADIVLPVAVFAEVDGTTHDGTGVPRPLRRACTPAGQTLPEWQIIARLAQKMDAAGFDYPSVEPVTQEMGIPEARLFSDRTEAPVPSLDLRQRRTHFRGHRIDAKVSALRELPLAVQSDVAAVPVAAVARRGEGFVILQKSEIAPNVHEIVIEAPHIAKKALPGQFVIVMTDETSERVPFTLCDWDEQKGTITLVVLEVGQSSRKLALTQTGDRLAHVAGPLGIPLEIKPYGTVMLAGGCYGIGAILLMARSLKQAGNRVIGVVEARSHYSHYYADKLSGVCDQLVQTTTDGSLGIRGHAVDAIIQRLKDQESVDLVVAVGCPFMMMITSKETQPFGVKTMVALNPIMLDGTGMCGACRVTVGGATRFACVDGPFFDGHQVDWEELRDRRVAYRNEEIDVVGHTAPVVPHPSGHRCQCV